In Triticum urartu cultivar G1812 chromosome 6, Tu2.1, whole genome shotgun sequence, the following proteins share a genomic window:
- the LOC125513259 gene encoding eukaryotic translation initiation factor 4B3 isoform X2 encodes MAVASAWAKPGSWALAAEEQDDLPPPPPPVPASDFPDLATAATTKVPKKKKVQPVSLASFNSAKFVPSSSRGPTPDMLLSLPTGPRERTEEELGGARWGNVSRGSDEPRRGGSGTEDYGPSRADEADDWGVKKPMERRERMGGFGGDSISSRADDVNDWVSTKKTAPSLPMERRERSSAFGSESQGRADDSTSWVSNKSYSAPPLAPSDGRRGGSVWGFNRDGCPDADSWARKREEVSSGGGSSSARPRLVLQKRTLPVAVVTDGEKDEGVEEDKGEFQPKSWSCNPFGAARPREEVLAAKVENLTKEVYEREEKLVIQPKVRSWNPFGAARPREEVLAGKGEDWRKIDEKLEALKVREAPPEVRSSGRRGSPVQGEENENGEVLERSTDRVWKKPTAVEAEVLSEQGSEVTGAAPAN; translated from the exons ATGGCCGTCGCCTCCGCCTGGGCCAAGCCCGGCTCATGGGCCCTCGCCGCCGAGGAGCAGGACGAcctccccccgccgccgccccccgtCCCAGCCTCCGACTTCCCCGAcctcgccaccgccgccaccaccaaggtccccaagaagaagaaggtcCAGCCAGTCTCCCTCGCCTCGTTCAACAGCGCCAAGTTCGTCCCCTCCTCCTCCCGTGGGCCCACCCCGGACATGCTGCTAAGCCTCCCCACCGGCCCCCGCGAGCGCACTGAGGAGGAGCTCGGCGGGGCACGCTGGGGCAACGTGTCTCGCGGCTCTGACGAGCCGCGACGTGGCGGATCTGGCACGGAGGACTACGGCCCGTCCCGCGCCGACGAAGCGGATGATTGGGGTGTGAAGAAGCCGATGGAGAGGAGGGAGCGGATGGGAGGGTTTGGTGGTGATTCGATTTCGTCGCGTGCTGATGACGTGAACGACTGGGTGTCCACCAAGAAGACGGCGCCCTCTCTGCCCATGGAGCGGAGGGAGCGTAGCAGCGCGTTTGGTAGCGAGTCGCAGGGACGCGCTGACGATTCCACGAGCTGGGTCTCCAACAAGAGCTACTCTGCTCCCCCGCTCGCACCTTCGGATGGCCGAAGGGGTGGGTCAGTTTGGGGTTTCAATAGGGATGGTTGTCCAGATGCTGATTCTTGGGCAAGGAAGAGAGAGGAGGTAAGCAGTGGTGGTGGTAGTAGCAGTGCCCGTCCGCGTCTTGTTTTGCAGAAGCGAACTTTACCGGTTGCCGTTGTAACTGACGGGGAGAAGGATGAGGGTGTAGAGGAAGATAAAGGAGAGTTTCAGCCCAAAAGCTGGTCTTGCAACCCATTTGGGGCTGCACGCCCACGTGAGGAAGTGCTTGCTGCAAAGGTGGAGAACTTGACGAAGGAGGTGTATGAACGGGAGGAGAAGCTAGTGATTCAACCAAAAGTCAGATCTTGGAATCCGTTTGGGGCAGCCCGCCCACGGGAGGAAGTGCTTGCTGGGAAGGGGGAAGATTGGAGGAAGATTGATGAGAAGCTTGAGGCCCTGAAGGTGCGTGAAGCACCACCTGAGGTTAGGTCCTCTGGGAGGAGGGGTTCCCCAGTCCAAGGCGAGGAGAACGAGAACGGCGAAGTGCTGGAGAGGAGTACTGACAGAGTGTGGAAGAAACCTACTGCAGTTGAGGCTGAAGTACTATCTGAACAAGG ATCAGAGGTTACAGGAGCTGCACCTGCAAATTAA
- the LOC125513259 gene encoding eukaryotic translation initiation factor 4B3 isoform X1, protein MAVASAWAKPGSWALAAEEQDDLPPPPPPVPASDFPDLATAATTKVPKKKKVQPVSLASFNSAKFVPSSSRGPTPDMLLSLPTGPRERTEEELGGARWGNVSRGSDEPRRGGSGTEDYGPSRADEADDWGVKKPMERRERMGGFGGDSISSRADDVNDWVSTKKTAPSLPMERRERSSAFGSESQGRADDSTSWVSNKSYSAPPLAPSDGRRGGSVWGFNRDGCPDADSWARKREEVSSGGGSSSARPRLVLQKRTLPVAVVTDGEKDEGVEEDKGEFQPKSWSCNPFGAARPREEVLAAKVENLTKEVYEREEKLVIQPKVRSWNPFGAARPREEVLAGKGEDWRKIDEKLEALKVREAPPEVRSSGRRGSPVQGEENENGEVLERSTDRVWKKPTAVEAEVLSEQGRLPCCSSQPITQST, encoded by the exons ATGGCCGTCGCCTCCGCCTGGGCCAAGCCCGGCTCATGGGCCCTCGCCGCCGAGGAGCAGGACGAcctccccccgccgccgccccccgtCCCAGCCTCCGACTTCCCCGAcctcgccaccgccgccaccaccaaggtccccaagaagaagaaggtcCAGCCAGTCTCCCTCGCCTCGTTCAACAGCGCCAAGTTCGTCCCCTCCTCCTCCCGTGGGCCCACCCCGGACATGCTGCTAAGCCTCCCCACCGGCCCCCGCGAGCGCACTGAGGAGGAGCTCGGCGGGGCACGCTGGGGCAACGTGTCTCGCGGCTCTGACGAGCCGCGACGTGGCGGATCTGGCACGGAGGACTACGGCCCGTCCCGCGCCGACGAAGCGGATGATTGGGGTGTGAAGAAGCCGATGGAGAGGAGGGAGCGGATGGGAGGGTTTGGTGGTGATTCGATTTCGTCGCGTGCTGATGACGTGAACGACTGGGTGTCCACCAAGAAGACGGCGCCCTCTCTGCCCATGGAGCGGAGGGAGCGTAGCAGCGCGTTTGGTAGCGAGTCGCAGGGACGCGCTGACGATTCCACGAGCTGGGTCTCCAACAAGAGCTACTCTGCTCCCCCGCTCGCACCTTCGGATGGCCGAAGGGGTGGGTCAGTTTGGGGTTTCAATAGGGATGGTTGTCCAGATGCTGATTCTTGGGCAAGGAAGAGAGAGGAGGTAAGCAGTGGTGGTGGTAGTAGCAGTGCCCGTCCGCGTCTTGTTTTGCAGAAGCGAACTTTACCGGTTGCCGTTGTAACTGACGGGGAGAAGGATGAGGGTGTAGAGGAAGATAAAGGAGAGTTTCAGCCCAAAAGCTGGTCTTGCAACCCATTTGGGGCTGCACGCCCACGTGAGGAAGTGCTTGCTGCAAAGGTGGAGAACTTGACGAAGGAGGTGTATGAACGGGAGGAGAAGCTAGTGATTCAACCAAAAGTCAGATCTTGGAATCCGTTTGGGGCAGCCCGCCCACGGGAGGAAGTGCTTGCTGGGAAGGGGGAAGATTGGAGGAAGATTGATGAGAAGCTTGAGGCCCTGAAGGTGCGTGAAGCACCACCTGAGGTTAGGTCCTCTGGGAGGAGGGGTTCCCCAGTCCAAGGCGAGGAGAACGAGAACGGCGAAGTGCTGGAGAGGAGTACTGACAGAGTGTGGAAGAAACCTACTGCAGTTGAGGCTGAAGTACTATCTGAACAAGG GAGACTTCCTTGCTGTTCCAGTCAACCAATTACACAATCCACCTAG